GGTCGCGCTGGTCGAGGGGTTCGACGGCTGACCTCGACCCCCGCCGGGTGGCGCTTGGCCGCCTTCGAACGTGTTAAGGAGCCTCCTCGAAAAGAAGGGCCATGTCATACCCTCCGAGTCATACGGATCGGGATCGCGACAGGACGGGCCAGCCCACCGTCGGCAGGCGCGACCGATAATGGCTGACGAAGAACTCGCGAAGGACCTCGGACTTCTGTCGGCGCTCACCATCGGTATCGGGACGATGATCGGCGCGGGCATTTTCGTCCTCCCGGGGGTGGCGGTCAGCGATGCCGGCCCGCTGGCGGCCGCGTCGTTCGTCCTCGGTGGCGTCATTGCGCTGTTTACCGCCCTTTCGGCCAGCGAACTCGGCACGGCGATGCCGAAAGCGGGTGGGGCGTACTTCTATATCAACCGTGCGCTCGGGCCGCTCTTCGGCTCGATCGCGGGCTGGGGCAACTGGATCGGGCTGACCTTCGCTTCTGCCTTCTACATGTTCGGCTTCGGCGAGTACGTCGCCGCGTTCGTCGCCGTCCCCGGGATATCGCTCGGCCCGCTCGCGCTTGCGGGTCCGGAGATCATCGCGCTGCTCGGCGCGACGTTTTTCACCACCGTCAACTACGTCGGCGCCAAGGAGACCGGCAAACTCCAGAACGTCATCGTCGGCGTTCTGGTCCTGATCCTCGCGGTGTTTACCCTCTTTGGCGTGTTCAACGCCGACCTCCAGACGCTGCGGCCGATCGCCCCGGAGGGCTTTTCGGCGCTGTTGCCCGTTACGGGCCTGATCTTCGTCTCGTATCTCGGCTTCGTCCAGATCACCTCCGTCGCAGAGGAGATCAAGAACCCCGGGAGGAACCTCCCGATCGCCATCGTGGGCAGCGTCGTCGTCGTGACCACGATCTACGCGCTGGTGTTGGTGGTGGTGCTCGCGGCGGTGCCAAACGAGATCGTCGCCGGCAACGATACCGCCGTGGTGCAGGTCGCGGAGATCCTCATCGGCCCGCTCGGCGCGGGCGCGATGTTGCTCGGCGGCCTGCTCGCGACGGCATCCTCGGCGAACGCCTCGATCCTCTCCTCGTCGCGGATCAACTTCGCGATGGGACGCGACAGGCTCGTCAGCCCGGCGCTGAACGAGATCCACGGGAAGTTCGGGACACCGTATCGCTCGATCGCGATCACCGGGGGGTTGATCGTTCTGTTTATCGTCTTCGGCAACCTCGAGTTGCTCTCGACGGCCAGCAGCGTGCTTCATCTAGTGGTCTACGGGCTGTTGAACGTCGCGCTGATCGTCATGCGCGAGGCCCGCCCCCCCGAGTACGATCCCGATTTCACCGTCCCGTTATACCCGATCACGCCCATAGTCGGAGCCGTGCTCTCGTTTGCCCTGATCGGTTTCATCGAACCTACCGTGATCGTCCTCTGTGCGGTGTTCGTCGTTTTTGCGGCCCTCTGGTACCTACTGTACGCCCGGAGCAAGACCGAATCCGAGGGGGTTCTTTCGGAGTACGTCCGCTCGCGCTCGGAGGCGATGCCCGACGCGGCCGTCTCGGCCGCGGAAAGCGTCAAACCCGAGGCCGCCGACTACCGGGTGATGGTCCCGCTTGCGAACCCGCGGACCGAACAGCACCTGATCACGCTCGCCAGCACGCTCGCGAAGGCAAACGGGGGAGCCGTCCACGCGGTCCACATCGTGCAGGTGCCCGATCAGGTCCCCCTATCGGCCGCCACGGACCACATGGCCGATCTCGACGCGGACTCGGAGACGCTGCTCGATCGGGCCCGCGAGGATGCAGAGACCTTCGGCGTGCCAGTCGAGACCCACACCCTCGTCTCCCATCGCGGGTTCGAGGAGGTCTTCGAGGCCGCCCGGACCTACGAGGCCGACATGACGATCATGGGCTGGAGCGAGAACGCCCACTGGTCGCCGGGGCGCGCCGAGAGCGCCTTCGACGAACTCGCCCACGACCTGCCGTGTGATTTCCTCGTCCTGAAAGACCGCGGGTTCGGCGTCGAACGCGTCCTCGTACCCACGGCGGGCGGGCCCGATTCCGACCTGAGCGCCGAGGTCGCCCGGACGCT
The DNA window shown above is from Halalkalicoccus jeotgali B3 and carries:
- a CDS encoding amino acid permease codes for the protein MADEELAKDLGLLSALTIGIGTMIGAGIFVLPGVAVSDAGPLAAASFVLGGVIALFTALSASELGTAMPKAGGAYFYINRALGPLFGSIAGWGNWIGLTFASAFYMFGFGEYVAAFVAVPGISLGPLALAGPEIIALLGATFFTTVNYVGAKETGKLQNVIVGVLVLILAVFTLFGVFNADLQTLRPIAPEGFSALLPVTGLIFVSYLGFVQITSVAEEIKNPGRNLPIAIVGSVVVVTTIYALVLVVVLAAVPNEIVAGNDTAVVQVAEILIGPLGAGAMLLGGLLATASSANASILSSSRINFAMGRDRLVSPALNEIHGKFGTPYRSIAITGGLIVLFIVFGNLELLSTASSVLHLVVYGLLNVALIVMREARPPEYDPDFTVPLYPITPIVGAVLSFALIGFIEPTVIVLCAVFVVFAALWYLLYARSKTESEGVLSEYVRSRSEAMPDAAVSAAESVKPEAADYRVMVPLANPRTEQHLITLASTLAKANGGAVHAVHIVQVPDQVPLSAATDHMADLDADSETLLDRAREDAETFGVPVETHTLVSHRGFEEVFEAARTYEADMTIMGWSENAHWSPGRAESAFDELAHDLPCDFLVLKDRGFGVERVLVPTAGGPDSDLSAEVARTLRDEVDSTVSLLYVVDGPEERVEGEAFLTEWAESHGLADAEILIDESGEVEGAIARAAEDHDLVVIGATERGLLSRLVRGSLAYDVIDELDRSVLLAERPTSRSIRERLFGSGSGSDD